A part of Synchiropus splendidus isolate RoL2022-P1 chromosome 19, RoL_Sspl_1.0, whole genome shotgun sequence genomic DNA contains:
- the mylpfa gene encoding myosin regulatory light chain 11 → MAPKKAKRRAAAGDGGSSNVFSMFEQSQIQEYKEAFTIIDQNRDGIISKDDLRDVLASMGQLNVKNEELEAMIKEASGPINFTVFLTMFGEKLKGADPEDVILSAFKVLDPEGTGSIKKEFLQELLTTQCDRFTPEEIKNMWAAFPPDVAGNVDYKNICYVITHGEEKEE, encoded by the exons ATG gcaCCAAAGAAGGCCAAGAGGAGAGCAGCGGCCGGAGATGGCGGCTCCTCCAACGTGTTCTCCATGTTTGAGCAGAGCCAGATTCAGGAGTACAAGGAG GCTTTCACAATCATCGACCAGAACAGAGACGGAATCATCAGCAAAGACGACCTGAGGGACGTGCTGGCCTccatgg gtcagcTGAACGTGAAGAATGAGGAGCTGGAAGCCATGATCAAGGAGGCCAGCGGCCCCATCAACTTCACCGTCTTCCTCACCATGTTCGGCGAGAAGCTGAAGG GCGCCGACCCAGAGGACGTTATTCTCAGCGCCTTCAAGGTTCTGGACCCAGAGGGTACCGGATCCATCAAGAAGGAATT cctgCAGGAGCTCCTGACCACTCAGTGCGACAGGTTCACCCCAGAGGAG ATCAAGAACATGTGGGCCGCCTTCCCCCCAGATGTTGCTGGCAACGTGGACTACAAGAACATCTGCTACGTCATCACACacggagaggagaaggaggagtaa